One window from the genome of Nocardioides panaciterrulae encodes:
- a CDS encoding flavin-containing monooxygenase, whose amino-acid sequence MTEHVDVLIIGAGLSGIGAACRLRTEHPQRSLAILESRGASGGTWDLFRYPGIRSDSDMFTFGYRWRPWPGDQALADGPAILDYVRTVAEEYAVDELVRYHHTVRRASWDSGEARWTVEVDTDQGPTTLTAGFLYTCAGYYDYESGYAPEFPGVEEFAGRVVHPQHWPEDLDYAGKRVVVIGSGATAVTLVPAMAGTAAHVTMLQRSPSYVLSRPGRDPLAVKLERLPQRLRYPVVRWKNILVAMLSYTVAQRRPELAKRIVRKATAAQLPEGVDVDVHFNPAYNPWDQRLCFVPDGDLFRALRRGEASVVTDHVETFTERGIRLRSGQELEADVVVSATGLNIKAMGGVDLEVDGRKVELNDTMTYRTLMLSDVPNFAFTIGYTNNSWTLKADLVADYVCRVLAHMDATGARTVVAPRDPEVAEERLLTFSSGYVLRALDRLPKQGDREPWKLRQNYLYDVRALQRGDVADGVLRFAP is encoded by the coding sequence ATGACCGAGCACGTCGACGTCCTGATCATCGGTGCCGGGCTGTCCGGGATCGGGGCGGCCTGCCGGCTGCGCACCGAGCACCCGCAGCGCAGCCTGGCCATCCTCGAGAGCCGGGGCGCCAGCGGCGGGACCTGGGACCTGTTCCGCTACCCCGGGATCCGCTCCGACTCCGACATGTTCACGTTCGGCTACCGGTGGCGGCCCTGGCCCGGCGACCAGGCGCTGGCCGACGGCCCGGCGATCCTGGACTACGTCCGCACGGTCGCCGAGGAGTACGCCGTCGACGAGCTGGTCCGCTACCACCACACGGTGCGCCGGGCCTCCTGGGACTCCGGCGAGGCGCGGTGGACCGTCGAGGTGGACACCGACCAGGGTCCGACCACGCTCACGGCGGGCTTCCTCTACACCTGCGCCGGCTACTACGACTACGAGAGCGGCTACGCCCCGGAGTTCCCCGGCGTCGAGGAGTTCGCGGGCCGGGTCGTGCACCCCCAGCACTGGCCCGAGGACCTCGACTACGCGGGCAAGCGGGTCGTGGTGATCGGCAGCGGCGCCACCGCGGTCACCCTGGTGCCGGCGATGGCGGGCACGGCCGCCCACGTGACGATGCTGCAGCGCTCCCCGTCGTACGTGCTCTCCCGCCCGGGCCGGGACCCGCTCGCGGTGAAGCTGGAGCGGCTGCCGCAGCGGCTGCGCTACCCCGTGGTGCGCTGGAAGAACATCCTGGTGGCGATGCTGAGCTACACGGTGGCCCAGCGCCGCCCCGAGCTGGCGAAGCGGATCGTGCGCAAGGCCACCGCCGCGCAGCTGCCGGAGGGCGTGGACGTCGACGTGCACTTCAACCCGGCGTACAACCCGTGGGACCAGCGGCTGTGCTTCGTTCCCGACGGCGACCTGTTCCGGGCGCTGCGCCGGGGCGAGGCCTCGGTCGTCACCGACCACGTCGAGACGTTCACCGAGCGGGGGATCCGGCTGCGCTCCGGGCAGGAGCTCGAGGCCGACGTGGTCGTCAGTGCCACCGGACTGAACATCAAGGCGATGGGTGGGGTCGACCTCGAGGTCGACGGGCGCAAGGTCGAGCTGAACGACACGATGACCTACCGCACGCTGATGCTCAGCGACGTGCCGAACTTCGCGTTCACGATCGGCTACACCAACAACTCCTGGACGCTCAAGGCCGACCTGGTCGCCGACTACGTGTGCCGGGTGCTGGCCCACATGGACGCCACCGGGGCCCGCACCGTGGTCGCGCCGCGTGACCCCGAGGTGGCCGAGGAGCGGCTGCTGACCTTCAGCTCCGGCTACGTGCTGCGCGCCCTGGACCGGCTGCCCAAGCAGGGCGACCGCGAGCCGTGGAAGCTGCGCCAGAACTACCTGTACGACGTGCGCGCGCTGCAGCGCGGCGACGTCGCCGACGGCGTGCTGAGGTTCGCCCCCTGA
- a CDS encoding CsbD family protein — MGLDDKLGNKSEDLGGKAKEATGKATGNESMENEGKADQGKASVKQAGEHVKDAAKDVKDGLGN; from the coding sequence ATGGGTCTGGACGACAAGCTGGGCAACAAGAGCGAGGACCTCGGCGGCAAGGCCAAGGAGGCCACGGGCAAGGCCACCGGCAACGAGAGCATGGAGAACGAGGGCAAGGCCGACCAGGGCAAGGCGTCGGTCAAGCAGGCCGGCGAGCACGTCAAGGACGCCGCCAAGGACGTCAAGGACGGCCTCGGCAACTAG
- a CDS encoding acetyl-CoA C-acetyltransferase, with amino-acid sequence MAEAFVYDHVRTPRGKGKKVGSLHEVKPIDLVVGLLDEVRERNPGLDPARVDDVVLGVVTPVGDQGADIAKTAALKAGYPDTVAGVQLNRFCASGLEAVNQAASRVRGGFEDLILAGGVESMSRVPMGTDGGAWAMDPATALQTGFVPQGIGADLIATIEGFSRDDVDAYAAESHHRAAKAWANGYFANSIVPVRDLNGLTVLDHDELVRPDTSPEGLAALKPSFADIGAQAGFDSVALEKYHWVERIDHVHHAGNSSGIVDGAAIVAIGSEEVGTELGLTPRARVLATAVSGADPTIMLTGPAPAARKALAKAGLEVEDIDLFEINEAFAAVAMRFMRDLDISHEITNVNGGAIAMGHPLGATGAMILGTLVDELRRRDLRRGLATLCVGGGMGIATIVELV; translated from the coding sequence ATGGCTGAAGCATTCGTGTACGACCACGTTCGTACGCCGCGGGGCAAGGGCAAGAAGGTCGGGTCGCTCCACGAGGTCAAGCCGATCGACCTCGTCGTGGGGCTGCTGGACGAGGTCAGGGAGCGCAACCCCGGGCTCGACCCGGCCCGCGTGGACGACGTGGTGCTCGGCGTCGTCACCCCGGTCGGCGACCAGGGGGCCGACATCGCCAAGACCGCGGCGCTCAAGGCGGGCTACCCCGACACCGTCGCCGGCGTGCAGCTCAACCGGTTCTGCGCCTCCGGGCTCGAGGCGGTCAACCAGGCGGCGTCCCGCGTCCGCGGCGGATTCGAGGACCTGATCCTCGCCGGCGGCGTGGAGTCGATGAGCCGGGTGCCGATGGGCACCGACGGCGGCGCCTGGGCGATGGACCCCGCCACCGCGCTGCAGACGGGCTTCGTCCCGCAGGGCATCGGCGCCGACCTGATCGCCACCATCGAGGGCTTCAGCCGCGACGACGTCGACGCCTACGCCGCCGAGTCCCACCACCGGGCCGCCAAGGCCTGGGCGAACGGCTACTTCGCCAACTCGATCGTGCCGGTCAGGGACCTCAACGGGCTGACCGTGCTGGACCACGACGAGCTGGTCCGCCCCGACACCAGCCCCGAGGGCCTGGCCGCGCTGAAGCCGTCGTTCGCCGACATCGGCGCCCAGGCGGGCTTCGACTCGGTGGCGCTGGAGAAGTACCACTGGGTCGAGCGGATCGACCACGTCCACCACGCCGGCAACTCCTCGGGCATCGTCGACGGCGCCGCGATCGTGGCGATCGGCAGCGAGGAGGTCGGCACCGAGCTCGGCCTGACCCCGCGGGCCCGGGTGCTCGCCACAGCGGTCTCCGGCGCCGACCCCACGATCATGCTGACCGGCCCCGCGCCGGCCGCCCGCAAGGCGCTGGCCAAGGCCGGGCTCGAGGTCGAGGACATCGACCTGTTCGAGATCAACGAGGCGTTCGCGGCGGTGGCGATGCGGTTCATGCGCGACCTCGACATCAGCCACGAGATCACCAACGTCAACGGCGGCGCCATCGCGATGGGCCACCCGCTCGGCGCCACCGGCGCGATGATCCTCGGCACCCTCGTCGACGAGCTGCGCCGGCGCGACCTGCGCCGCGGCCTGGCCACGCTCTGCGTCGGTGGCGGGATGGGCATCGCGACCATCGTCGAGCTCGTCTGA
- a CDS encoding DEAD/DEAH box helicase, giving the protein MPSSAPALSADSFAELGVPSDLVALLADQGITIPTPIQAATLPDSLAGRDVLGRGRTGSGKTYAFLLPLVARLAGGRAARTKAPRALILAPTRELVAQIEASLAPLAAAAGLTTRTVFGGVGQNPQVQALRKGVDILLACPGRLEDLIGQGHCSLEAVEVTVLDEADHMADLGFLPAVRRLLDRTPRDGQRLLFSATLDKAIDVLVKRFLQQPVTHEADSVQAPVTAMDHHVLHVAREHRVPVLVDLTSAPGRTVVFTRTKHGAKALARQLNKSGVPSVELHGNLSQNARTRNMEAFHSGRATTLVATDIAARGIHVDDVSLVVHADPPVEHKAYLHRSGRTARAGAAGTVVTLMTDEQVRDVRALTRAAGIKPTTTRIDGPAHPVLAQLAPGERLTVPGGLVLEVSAPQSGQGGGSASGRSSEPGRRSRRRRGGSGAPSGSAGSGGSGGGQKPGGRKPGGQKPGGQKSGAPSQGGQARSGQRPGQRSGQRSGGQGATGSHSAASFSSGRR; this is encoded by the coding sequence GTGCCTTCTTCCGCCCCTGCCCTTTCCGCTGACTCCTTCGCCGAGCTCGGCGTCCCCTCCGACCTGGTGGCCCTGCTGGCCGACCAGGGCATCACCATCCCCACGCCGATCCAGGCCGCCACGCTGCCCGACTCGCTGGCCGGCCGCGACGTGCTCGGCCGGGGCCGCACCGGTTCCGGCAAGACCTACGCGTTCCTGCTGCCGCTCGTCGCCCGGCTCGCCGGCGGCCGTGCGGCCCGCACGAAGGCGCCGCGCGCGCTGATCCTCGCGCCCACCCGTGAGCTCGTCGCCCAGATCGAGGCCTCGCTGGCGCCGCTGGCCGCCGCCGCGGGCCTGACCACGCGCACCGTCTTCGGCGGCGTCGGCCAGAACCCCCAGGTCCAGGCGCTGCGCAAGGGCGTCGACATCCTGCTGGCCTGCCCGGGCCGGCTCGAGGACCTCATCGGCCAGGGGCACTGCTCCCTCGAGGCCGTCGAGGTCACGGTCCTCGACGAGGCCGACCACATGGCCGACCTGGGCTTCCTGCCCGCCGTACGCCGGCTCCTGGACCGCACGCCCCGCGACGGCCAGCGGCTGCTGTTCTCGGCGACGCTGGACAAGGCGATCGACGTGCTGGTCAAGCGCTTCCTGCAGCAGCCGGTCACCCACGAGGCCGACTCGGTGCAGGCGCCGGTGACCGCGATGGACCACCACGTCCTGCACGTGGCCCGCGAGCACCGGGTGCCGGTGCTCGTCGACCTCACCAGCGCCCCCGGCCGGACCGTGGTGTTCACCCGGACCAAGCACGGCGCGAAGGCGCTGGCCCGTCAGCTGAACAAGTCCGGGGTGCCCTCGGTCGAGCTGCACGGCAACCTCTCCCAGAACGCCCGCACCCGCAACATGGAGGCCTTCCACTCCGGCCGGGCCACCACGCTGGTCGCCACCGACATCGCCGCGCGCGGCATCCACGTCGACGACGTCTCGCTGGTCGTCCACGCCGACCCGCCGGTCGAGCACAAGGCCTACCTGCACCGCTCGGGGCGTACGGCGCGGGCCGGTGCGGCCGGCACCGTGGTCACGCTGATGACCGACGAGCAGGTGCGCGACGTCCGGGCGCTGACCCGGGCGGCCGGCATCAAGCCGACCACCACCCGCATCGACGGTCCCGCGCACCCGGTGCTGGCCCAGCTGGCCCCGGGCGAGCGGCTGACGGTCCCCGGCGGCCTGGTGCTGGAGGTGTCCGCGCCCCAGTCCGGGCAGGGCGGCGGGTCCGCCTCCGGCCGGTCCTCCGAGCCCGGTCGTCGCTCGCGTCGCCGTCGCGGTGGCTCCGGTGCCCCCAGCGGCTCGGCCGGCTCCGGTGGCTCGGGCGGCGGGCAGAAGCCGGGCGGCCGCAAGCCGGGCGGCCAGAAGCCGGGCGGCCAGAAGTCGGGCGCGCCGAGCCAGGGCGGCCAGGCCCGCTCCGGCCAGCGCCCCGGGCAGCGGTCCGGCCAGCGGTCCGGTGGCCAGGGCGCGACGGGCTCGCACAGCGCGGCGTCGTTCAGCTCCGGCCGCCGCTGA
- a CDS encoding CaiB/BaiF CoA transferase family protein, protein MTYELGQGTGPLRGVKVVEIAGLGPGPHACMILADLGADVIRIERPGGQPLADGPQNLLNRGRPSVALDLKQPRATETVLDLVERADVLVEGMRPGVAERLGLGPEQCQARNPRLVYGRMTGWGQDGPLAHTAGHDLNYISVAGVLHGLGQDKARPHFPSNLVGDFGGGSTYLVIGLLAALLEARQSGRGQVVDAAIVDGAAHLGAMTAAFLAGGGFTEQRASNLLDGGAPYYDLYETADGRHMSVGALEPQFYDLFVELLGIKEEAPDRFDASRTVELRSLIADRFLTRTQAEWVGVFEGTDACVAGVLPITEAARHPHLEARGTYVERDGMLQPAPAPRFSRTAATLSSPPSPEAGSQTRAALTAWGVADVDGLVADGAAVQA, encoded by the coding sequence ATGACCTACGAGCTCGGCCAGGGAACCGGACCGCTGCGGGGCGTGAAGGTGGTGGAGATCGCGGGCCTGGGCCCGGGACCGCACGCCTGCATGATCCTCGCCGACCTCGGCGCGGACGTGATCCGGATCGAGCGGCCGGGCGGCCAGCCGCTGGCGGACGGCCCGCAGAACCTGCTCAACCGGGGCCGGCCCAGCGTCGCCCTCGACCTCAAGCAGCCCCGGGCGACCGAGACGGTCCTGGACCTGGTCGAGCGGGCCGACGTGCTCGTCGAGGGGATGCGCCCGGGCGTCGCCGAGCGGCTCGGCCTCGGCCCGGAGCAGTGCCAGGCCCGCAACCCGCGGCTGGTCTACGGGCGGATGACCGGCTGGGGCCAGGACGGCCCGCTGGCCCACACCGCGGGCCACGACCTGAACTACATCTCGGTCGCCGGCGTGCTGCACGGCCTGGGCCAGGACAAGGCGCGGCCGCACTTCCCCAGCAACCTCGTGGGCGACTTCGGCGGCGGCTCGACGTACCTGGTGATCGGGCTGCTGGCCGCCCTGCTCGAGGCGCGGCAGAGCGGGCGGGGCCAGGTGGTCGACGCCGCGATCGTCGACGGCGCCGCCCACCTGGGCGCGATGACCGCCGCGTTCCTCGCCGGCGGCGGCTTCACCGAGCAGCGGGCCAGCAACCTGCTCGACGGCGGCGCGCCGTACTACGACCTCTACGAGACCGCCGACGGCCGGCACATGTCGGTGGGCGCGCTGGAGCCGCAGTTCTACGACCTCTTCGTCGAGCTGCTCGGGATCAAGGAGGAGGCCCCGGACCGCTTCGACGCCTCGAGGACCGTCGAGCTGCGGTCGCTGATCGCCGACCGGTTCCTCACCCGCACCCAGGCGGAGTGGGTCGGGGTCTTCGAGGGCACCGACGCCTGCGTCGCCGGCGTCCTCCCGATCACCGAGGCGGCCCGGCACCCGCACCTGGAGGCCCGGGGCACCTACGTCGAGCGCGACGGCATGCTGCAGCCCGCGCCGGCCCCGCGCTTCTCGCGGACCGCGGCCACGCTCAGCAGCCCGCCCAGCCCGGAGGCCGGCTCGCAGACCCGCGCGGCGCTCACCGCCTGGGGCGTCGCCGACGTCGACGGGCTGGTCGCCGACGGCGCCGCGGTGCAGGCGTGA
- a CDS encoding NAD(P)H-binding protein, which produces MSEDRAPSPEPLEKPTVLVTGATGFIGRRLVPELVDREMTVRAMTRNPERYDGPGEPVYGDVGDRSSLSDPLEGADVAVYLVHSLDDPDFERKDAEAARNFGRAAAAAGVRQIVYMGGLGSDDEDLSPHLRSRREVETLLGEAGVPVTVLRAAIVVGAGGISWELTRQLVKNLPAMVVPRWVSTRTQPIALDDVVRYLAGVIGRPEAYGRVFEIGGPEQMSYLEMLQIASEISAGRPVPIVRVPVLSPRLSSYWLSLVTDVDITTARNLIDSMGTEVVVTDHAIREIVPGEPIAYAEAVRRALDEGGAR; this is translated from the coding sequence ATGAGCGAAGATCGGGCGCCGTCCCCGGAGCCGCTGGAGAAGCCGACCGTGCTGGTCACCGGCGCGACCGGGTTCATCGGGCGGCGGCTGGTCCCCGAGCTGGTCGACCGCGAGATGACCGTGCGGGCGATGACCCGCAACCCCGAGAGGTACGACGGGCCCGGGGAGCCGGTGTACGGCGACGTGGGCGACCGGTCGTCGCTGAGCGACCCGCTCGAGGGCGCGGACGTCGCCGTCTACCTCGTGCACTCCCTGGACGACCCGGACTTCGAGCGCAAGGACGCCGAGGCGGCCCGGAACTTCGGGCGCGCGGCGGCCGCGGCGGGCGTCCGGCAGATCGTCTACATGGGCGGGCTGGGCTCCGACGACGAGGACCTCTCCCCTCACCTGCGCTCCCGCCGGGAGGTGGAGACGCTGCTCGGCGAGGCCGGCGTCCCGGTCACGGTGCTGCGGGCGGCGATCGTGGTCGGCGCCGGCGGCATCTCCTGGGAGCTCACCCGCCAGCTGGTGAAGAACCTCCCGGCGATGGTGGTGCCGCGCTGGGTCTCGACCCGCACCCAGCCGATCGCGCTCGACGACGTGGTCCGCTACCTCGCCGGGGTGATCGGGCGGCCCGAGGCCTACGGCCGGGTCTTCGAGATCGGCGGTCCGGAGCAGATGAGCTACCTCGAGATGCTCCAGATCGCCTCGGAGATCTCCGCCGGCCGGCCGGTCCCGATCGTCCGGGTGCCGGTGCTCTCGCCCCGGCTCTCGTCGTACTGGCTCTCGCTGGTCACCGACGTCGACATCACCACCGCCCGCAACCTCATCGACTCGATGGGCACCGAGGTGGTGGTGACCGACCACGCCATCCGCGAGATCGTGCCGGGCGAGCCGATCGCCTACGCCGAGGCCGTGCGCCGCGCCCTCGACGAGGGCGGGGCCCGCTGA
- a CDS encoding CPBP family glutamic-type intramembrane protease codes for MLTFVRRALWDVVPRDHRESPAALRRRQLVTVGFVLLGGVVLGLSLRIEPGSGWFYAATLALAGVWTVGAFVSGPLHLGRITTSGGLRRPVVTPVLVGAVLVAIFGLGGLVVREIPFLDQQVRSVLDHAAAGSWPLLVLITAVNGVAEELFFRGAAYAATPHHPVPVTTVAYTLATLATGNVMLAFAAVLLGIVVGLQRRASGGILAPVLTHVTWSVSMLFLLPALFG; via the coding sequence GTGCTGACCTTCGTGCGCCGCGCACTGTGGGACGTCGTCCCGCGCGACCACCGCGAGTCGCCGGCGGCCCTGCGCCGCCGGCAGCTCGTGACGGTCGGCTTCGTGCTGCTCGGCGGCGTGGTGCTCGGCCTGTCGCTGCGCATCGAGCCGGGCAGCGGGTGGTTCTACGCCGCCACGCTGGCGCTGGCGGGGGTGTGGACCGTCGGGGCGTTCGTCTCCGGCCCGCTGCACCTCGGCCGGATCACCACCAGCGGCGGGCTGCGCCGGCCGGTGGTCACGCCGGTCCTGGTCGGGGCGGTCCTGGTGGCGATCTTCGGTCTGGGCGGGCTGGTGGTGCGCGAGATCCCGTTCCTCGACCAGCAGGTCCGCTCGGTCCTCGACCACGCGGCCGCGGGCTCCTGGCCGCTGCTGGTGCTGATCACCGCCGTGAACGGGGTCGCGGAGGAGCTGTTCTTCCGCGGCGCGGCGTACGCCGCCACCCCGCACCACCCGGTCCCGGTCACCACGGTGGCGTACACCCTCGCCACCCTGGCCACCGGCAACGTGATGCTCGCGTTCGCCGCGGTCCTGCTCGGGATCGTCGTCGGCCTGCAGCGGCGGGCCTCCGGTGGCATCCTCGCGCCGGTCCTGACCCACGTCACCTGGTCGGTCTCGATGCTGTTCCTGCTGCCGGCCCTCTTCGGCTAG
- a CDS encoding MerR family transcriptional regulator codes for MTGTAEERAGDRAGDLAGDRVGPARELLSLDELTARTQMSVRNIRFYTTKGLVPPPLRRGRSGYYTPDHVARIELVRELQGHGFTLAAIERYVANIPADATPEDIALHRAMLAPWQAEAPVEMTRAELERRAGRALAEEDLTTLAALGIVFRAKRGRFEVATSQLTVGLGLLDLGFPTEAALAAADVYARHGREIAEELHALFRTMVWPAYKESGASPERLREVVERLKPLSVASLVSAYESAMDETKRESIAERARRPSTGR; via the coding sequence ATGACGGGCACGGCCGAGGAGCGGGCGGGCGACCGGGCGGGCGACCTGGCGGGTGACCGGGTGGGGCCGGCCCGCGAGCTGCTCTCGCTGGACGAGCTGACCGCCCGGACCCAGATGAGCGTGCGCAACATCCGCTTCTACACCACCAAGGGCCTGGTGCCGCCGCCGCTGCGGCGCGGCCGGTCCGGCTACTACACGCCCGACCACGTCGCACGGATCGAGCTGGTCCGCGAGCTGCAGGGCCACGGGTTCACGCTGGCGGCGATCGAGAGGTACGTCGCGAACATCCCCGCCGACGCCACCCCCGAGGACATCGCCCTGCACCGGGCGATGCTCGCGCCGTGGCAGGCCGAGGCGCCCGTCGAGATGACCCGCGCCGAGCTCGAGCGGCGCGCCGGCCGGGCGCTCGCCGAGGAGGACCTGACCACCCTCGCCGCGCTCGGGATCGTCTTCCGCGCCAAGCGGGGCCGGTTCGAGGTCGCCACCTCCCAGCTCACCGTCGGCCTGGGCCTGCTCGACCTGGGGTTCCCCACCGAGGCGGCGCTCGCCGCCGCCGACGTCTACGCCCGGCACGGACGGGAGATCGCCGAGGAGCTCCACGCGCTGTTCCGGACGATGGTCTGGCCGGCGTACAAGGAGTCCGGCGCCTCCCCCGAGCGGCTGCGCGAGGTCGTGGAGCGGCTCAAGCCGCTGTCGGTCGCGAGCCTGGTCTCGGCGTACGAGAGCGCGATGGACGAGACCAAGCGCGAGAGCATCGCCGAGCGGGCCCGCCGGCCCTCGACCGGCCGCTGA
- a CDS encoding glutamine amidotransferase, which yields MKPFLFLGTRAEDAVADSEYDAVLRCSGLDERDFRRVRLERDELGRLDLADWSGIVLGGGPFNVSDPPELKSATQHRVEKELRDLAERVVEADFPFLGACYGIGTVGSLRGGVVDRTYGEPIGAVAVTLTEDGLADPLLAGLPEGFWVFLGHKEAVSRLPEGATVLASSATCPVQAFRLGRRVYATQFHPELDVEGICLRIDVYRDHGYYEPGRAEEMMALARVAVVTEPPTILARFVEMFGC from the coding sequence GTGAAACCGTTCCTCTTCCTCGGCACCCGTGCCGAGGACGCCGTCGCCGACAGCGAGTACGACGCGGTGCTGCGCTGCTCCGGCCTCGACGAGCGCGACTTCCGCCGGGTCCGGCTCGAGCGCGACGAGCTCGGCCGCCTCGACCTCGCGGACTGGTCCGGGATCGTGCTGGGCGGCGGCCCGTTCAACGTCAGCGATCCGCCCGAGCTGAAGTCGGCGACCCAGCACCGCGTCGAGAAGGAGCTGCGCGACCTCGCCGAGCGGGTCGTGGAGGCCGACTTCCCGTTCCTGGGCGCCTGCTACGGCATCGGCACCGTGGGCTCGCTGCGCGGCGGCGTGGTCGACCGGACCTACGGCGAGCCGATCGGCGCGGTCGCGGTCACGCTCACCGAGGACGGCCTGGCCGACCCGCTGCTGGCCGGCCTGCCCGAGGGCTTCTGGGTCTTCCTCGGCCACAAGGAGGCGGTCTCCCGGCTGCCGGAGGGGGCGACCGTGCTCGCCTCCTCGGCCACCTGCCCGGTCCAGGCGTTCCGGCTGGGACGGCGGGTCTACGCCACCCAGTTCCACCCCGAGCTCGACGTCGAGGGCATCTGCCTGCGCATCGACGTCTACCGCGACCACGGCTACTACGAGCCCGGCCGGGCCGAGGAGATGATGGCGCTCGCCCGGGTCGCGGTGGTCACCGAGCCGCCGACGATCCTGGCGCGCTTCGTGGAGATGTTCGGCTGTTGA